A region of Paenibacillus thiaminolyticus DNA encodes the following proteins:
- a CDS encoding helix-hairpin-helix domain-containing protein produces the protein MTILIVIILIVGLAGIIGNQYAALRRMESIGPKFARDMIELGYDSLDELKKQDGAHLFDALEQLYGVEIDPCVEDQCRLIVDFARHRNHSRQWWDFTEERKQYRDQYGYPPNRPQKE, from the coding sequence ATGACGATTTTGATTGTGATTATTCTAATCGTGGGACTTGCCGGAATTATAGGAAATCAATACGCTGCATTGAGAAGAATGGAGTCCATTGGTCCGAAATTCGCCCGTGATATGATAGAGTTAGGATATGACTCGCTGGATGAACTGAAGAAGCAGGATGGGGCACACTTATTTGACGCCTTGGAACAATTGTACGGCGTTGAAATCGACCCATGCGTGGAGGATCAATGCCGACTGATCGTCGACTTCGCCCGACATCGCAATCATTCAAGGCAATGGTGGGATTTTACTGAAGAACGGAAGCAATACAGAGACCAATATGGATATCCGCCGAATCGGCCGCAAAAGGAGTAG
- a CDS encoding ABC transporter permease, whose product MSALIINELSKIYRQKWLWLIVLGILVISYTDVSFFMQGRSTLHPDFFSESLMTYGISSNLYLWCNIFVAVLAASIYTDEFRNGQLRFVFLRRFSKTKIFVSKLLTIYFLLFLLLVFYGIVLCAAGYVQIPIEGYANKQQLIVGSALQTLSVYFMAYVTLIAICSLFVFLAMYSKNVTYALGFCMIYILFSLLLDGVNTSLAGLFPPSSYFFELFRNITIPYMQYSNLNILFAGSSNSIAAMVTLVLLHVAVFTYLSFKKFTRADYFS is encoded by the coding sequence ATGAGCGCTTTAATAATTAATGAACTTAGCAAAATTTATCGACAAAAATGGCTATGGCTCATCGTTCTCGGTATATTGGTTATCAGCTATACGGATGTCTCTTTTTTTATGCAAGGCCGGTCTACGCTCCATCCAGATTTTTTTTCTGAAAGCTTGATGACTTACGGGATCAGTTCAAATTTATATCTTTGGTGCAACATTTTTGTCGCTGTGTTAGCAGCCTCCATATATACTGATGAATTTCGGAATGGACAATTACGGTTCGTTTTTCTGCGAAGATTCTCTAAAACAAAAATTTTTGTTAGTAAATTGTTAACTATTTACTTTCTTCTTTTTCTTTTGCTTGTTTTTTACGGAATCGTTCTCTGCGCAGCCGGATACGTTCAAATTCCTATCGAAGGCTACGCTAACAAACAGCAGCTCATAGTAGGTTCTGCTCTTCAAACGCTGAGTGTTTATTTTATGGCTTATGTCACGCTAATCGCGATTTGCAGCTTGTTCGTTTTTTTAGCGATGTATAGTAAAAACGTTACCTATGCACTAGGTTTTTGTATGATCTATATACTGTTCTCGCTGCTTTTGGACGGAGTGAACACGTCCCTTGCTGGCTTGTTTCCGCCCTCCTCCTATTTTTTTGAACTATTTAGAAATATAACAATTCCTTATATGCAGTATTCAAATTTGAATATCCTGTTTGCTGGAAGCAGTAACAGCATTGCAGCTATGGTAACCCTAGTTCTTTTGCACGTGGCTGTTTTTACCTATTTATCCTTTAAGAAATTTACTAGAGCTGACTATTTCAGCTAA
- a CDS encoding ABC transporter ATP-binding protein, with amino-acid sequence MLHPILEVNGVTKTIGKRLLINKTSFKLEKGKIYGFIGPNGAGKTTLMRIMTGLIQPTTGEVLIDSKSIVKEREEAISKIGAIIESPVFFDYMTGRQVLRNLSRLHKTIKKSEREKHITELLQRVGLEGRADESVKTYSLGMKQRLGIAQSMLGHPEILLLDEPSNGLDPMGMRELRDIIIHLRETENYTFFISSHLLDELQHICDHLIVIREGKIVWSGETADLVNEGERLEDSFMRMMQS; translated from the coding sequence ATGTTACATCCCATTTTGGAAGTAAACGGGGTAACCAAAACGATTGGTAAACGTCTTCTTATTAATAAAACTTCTTTTAAGTTAGAAAAGGGTAAAATTTATGGATTTATTGGTCCTAATGGGGCGGGGAAAACGACTTTAATGCGAATCATGACGGGGTTGATTCAACCAACAACGGGGGAGGTTCTTATCGATTCAAAATCTATCGTAAAGGAACGCGAAGAAGCCATTTCAAAAATTGGAGCAATTATTGAGTCTCCCGTATTTTTTGATTACATGACAGGAAGGCAGGTACTTCGTAATCTATCCCGATTACATAAGACGATTAAAAAAAGCGAACGTGAAAAACACATTACCGAGCTGCTTCAAAGAGTAGGGCTTGAAGGTAGAGCTGATGAAAGTGTAAAAACCTATTCGCTAGGAATGAAACAACGGCTTGGGATTGCACAGTCCATGCTTGGACATCCTGAAATTCTTTTACTTGATGAACCGTCCAATGGCCTTGATCCGATGGGAATGAGAGAACTGCGGGATATTATTATTCATTTGCGCGAAACAGAGAATTATACTTTTTTTATTTCTAGCCATTTACTCGATGAACTTCAGCATATTTGTGACCATTTAATTGTGATTCGAGAAGGGAAAATCGTTTGGAGTGGAGAAACGGCTGATTTGGTTAACGAGGGCGAACGTTTGGAGGATTCTTTTATGCGGATGATGCAATCATGA
- a CDS encoding lanthionine synthetase C family protein, translating into MLYKLASWVPIDSSQRDDVADIVRSIATRYVDPDEVQDQMIHVPKQEVDGITINNWSPLSLGNGFPGICLLLGKLDELFPDEGWDLVGHKYLKKMQSLIQQNGIADFSLFDGLAGILIGIEALSRGRTRYQGLLHSLLTFFEEEVLRGIKFYKEEWLEGNVKISDYDVISGFAGIGRAALNFSHRPKGKKVVQEICELFHILCIDKLYQATEIPRWHIKSEEQFLEKERSKYPNGNFNLSLSHGIAGPLAFLSLAVMNNISSSHSISDIRKMVEWLSSWEFAGNQGRIFPGRVSLEEFLEGSVKTTIEGYRDSWCYGVPGITRSIWLAGRALNNKHWLTSSHQMFLDVEGRMIHNYGLTSDIVCHGTSGLLQCIQRIYSETGDEQMKYIRDTLVEDLISSYDSNSLFGYYDQKVIDGKYVKMDEAGFLNGSAGIAVVLASLLDSKSPSWDAALLLQ; encoded by the coding sequence GTGCTATATAAACTTGCGTCATGGGTTCCAATTGATAGTAGTCAAAGAGATGACGTAGCTGATATTGTTCGTTCGATTGCCACACGGTACGTAGACCCAGATGAAGTACAAGATCAAATGATCCATGTTCCTAAGCAAGAAGTTGATGGAATTACGATTAATAACTGGTCACCGCTTAGTTTGGGGAACGGTTTTCCAGGAATATGTTTGTTATTAGGGAAATTAGATGAGTTATTTCCGGACGAAGGTTGGGATTTAGTTGGACATAAATATTTAAAAAAGATGCAGTCCTTAATTCAACAAAACGGTATCGCTGATTTTTCTCTGTTCGATGGATTAGCAGGGATTCTCATTGGTATTGAAGCACTATCGAGGGGGAGAACGCGATATCAAGGGCTATTACATAGCTTGCTTACTTTTTTTGAAGAAGAGGTGCTTAGGGGGATTAAATTTTATAAAGAAGAGTGGCTTGAAGGAAATGTTAAAATTAGCGATTATGATGTCATTTCCGGGTTTGCCGGTATTGGGCGAGCGGCTTTAAATTTTTCACATAGACCTAAAGGGAAGAAGGTAGTGCAGGAGATATGCGAGTTATTTCATATTCTGTGTATTGACAAATTATATCAAGCGACTGAAATTCCGAGGTGGCATATTAAGTCAGAAGAACAGTTTTTGGAAAAAGAACGTTCTAAATATCCTAACGGTAATTTTAATCTAAGTCTATCACATGGTATTGCAGGTCCGTTGGCCTTTCTAAGCCTAGCTGTAATGAATAATATAAGTAGTAGCCATAGTATTAGTGACATACGCAAAATGGTTGAGTGGTTATCGAGTTGGGAGTTTGCCGGAAACCAAGGAAGGATATTTCCTGGAAGGGTTTCCTTAGAGGAATTTCTGGAGGGTTCTGTGAAAACGACGATTGAAGGATACAGAGACTCATGGTGTTATGGGGTTCCTGGTATCACTCGTTCAATCTGGCTGGCGGGCAGGGCATTAAATAATAAGCACTGGCTTACTTCCAGTCATCAGATGTTTTTAGATGTTGAGGGCAGAATGATTCATAATTATGGGTTAACATCAGATATAGTGTGCCATGGAACCTCAGGTCTTTTGCAGTGCATTCAGCGCATATATTCAGAAACAGGGGATGAACAAATGAAATATATCAGGGATACCCTTGTAGAAGACTTGATCAGTAGTTACGACTCAAATTCACTGTTTGGATATTATGATCAAAAGGTTATTGATGGTAAATATGTTAAAATGGATGAAGCGGGTTTTTTAAATGGATCAGCGGGAATAGCAGTAGTTTTGGCGTCATTACTTGATTCGAAGAGCCCAAGCTGGGACGCTGCATTGCTGCTTCAATAA
- a CDS encoding ABC transporter ATP-binding protein, producing MIMKQKTILWNTLFQGSRLLHLMFKLNKLYIVLSILIYIIQGFIPVLSLMAMQGLLNTISSNFGATASSVISQFAFFSFIIFLKNIIGTIQGFVEGNLEARVSKSLNVLVCEKSTYLGLEDFENSSINDKLKRASSEAAYRPYQMYTQLVNMMSNCVTLISSAAILVLWKWWVVILLIIASTASIYSTIKVNREQFEVFMKRTPLYRQSWYMTYLLTNDQAVKEVKLFQLGPYLLDRYRNFMDEFYRVDRAILLKRTKYNLLYGILELGVVLGLIWIAVRDTLKDSLLLGSLYGYIQAITLSQSQIRSIIQGMLQFSQNNLYLNQMFDFLALPTSDPAYRSTNAEKKEIVDFNIEKVSFKNVTFTYPGQKKNALNGVSFSLSKGQVLAIVGENGSGKSTLVKLLMQLYNDYGGKIEINDKNIYNYNIKVFQGKIGVVFQDFLKYEMSARHNVGFGSINQLSENTEIHKAIEYAGLEEVVERLPYGLETQLGRWFEEGYQLSGGQWQRIAIARAFMRNADMYILDEPSAFLDPIAEQELLTLFQNLMKDKIGIFITHRISSAALADYILVMRDGEVVEQGTHAQLMDLGGYYNRMFRVQAESFVQKTIAMS from the coding sequence ATGATCATGAAACAAAAAACTATACTATGGAATACCTTGTTTCAAGGGTCAAGGCTGCTTCATTTAATGTTCAAATTAAACAAGCTATATATCGTATTAAGCATACTTATTTATATTATTCAGGGATTTATCCCCGTACTCTCTCTTATGGCTATGCAAGGGCTTTTAAATACGATATCTTCCAATTTCGGAGCTACTGCTTCATCGGTTATTTCACAATTTGCATTTTTTTCCTTCATTATTTTCTTGAAAAATATTATAGGGACAATTCAAGGTTTTGTTGAAGGCAATCTTGAAGCTCGGGTTTCTAAATCACTAAATGTACTGGTCTGCGAAAAATCAACCTATTTGGGATTGGAAGATTTCGAGAATTCTTCCATTAACGATAAATTAAAGAGGGCCTCTTCGGAAGCTGCTTATAGACCATACCAAATGTATACACAACTAGTAAATATGATGTCCAATTGTGTAACATTAATTTCTTCCGCAGCCATTCTTGTGTTGTGGAAATGGTGGGTTGTTATTTTATTGATTATTGCCTCTACTGCATCGATATATTCAACAATCAAAGTGAATCGTGAACAGTTTGAGGTTTTTATGAAGCGTACACCATTATATAGGCAATCGTGGTACATGACATATCTTCTTACTAATGATCAAGCTGTGAAGGAAGTTAAGCTATTCCAGTTGGGACCCTACTTGCTGGATAGGTATAGAAACTTCATGGATGAATTCTATAGGGTTGATAGGGCAATTCTCCTAAAGCGAACGAAATATAATTTACTATACGGGATTTTAGAACTAGGCGTGGTGTTAGGACTTATATGGATTGCTGTAAGGGATACCTTAAAAGATAGTTTGCTATTGGGGAGCTTATATGGATACATCCAGGCAATTACACTCTCTCAAAGCCAAATTCGCTCAATCATTCAAGGGATGCTGCAGTTTTCTCAAAATAATCTTTATTTAAATCAGATGTTCGATTTCTTAGCTTTGCCTACCTCAGACCCTGCCTATAGATCGACAAATGCAGAAAAAAAAGAAATTGTAGATTTTAATATAGAAAAAGTTTCTTTTAAAAATGTTACTTTCACTTACCCGGGGCAGAAAAAGAACGCGCTTAATGGAGTTAGTTTTTCTCTTTCTAAGGGCCAAGTATTAGCGATAGTCGGTGAAAACGGATCAGGGAAATCTACGCTTGTTAAATTGCTTATGCAGTTATATAATGACTATGGTGGAAAAATAGAAATAAATGACAAAAATATATATAATTATAATATAAAGGTTTTTCAAGGTAAAATAGGAGTTGTCTTTCAAGATTTTTTGAAATATGAGATGTCAGCTAGGCATAATGTTGGTTTCGGTTCGATAAATCAGTTGTCTGAAAATACAGAGATTCATAAGGCTATCGAATATGCAGGGTTGGAAGAAGTAGTAGAGCGATTACCTTATGGTCTGGAAACACAATTAGGGCGTTGGTTTGAGGAAGGCTATCAACTTTCTGGAGGGCAATGGCAACGTATAGCAATTGCTCGCGCCTTTATGAGAAATGCAGATATGTATATATTGGACGAGCCCAGTGCATTTCTAGATCCGATAGCGGAACAAGAGTTATTGACGCTGTTTCAAAATTTAATGAAGGATAAAATAGGGATCTTTATTACTCATAGAATTTCTTCCGCTGCTTTAGCAGATTATATACTCGTTATGAGAGATGGAGAAGTAGTTGAGCAAGGCACTCATGCTCAATTAATGGATTTGGGAGGTTACTACAACCGAATGTTTAGAGTACAAGCAGAGTCTTTTGTACAGAAAACTATTGCTATGAGCTAA